A stretch of DNA from Gasterosteus aculeatus chromosome 7, fGasAcu3.hap1.1, whole genome shotgun sequence:
TCTGAAACATGTCGGTTTCTGTCACGTTGGATTACATGAAAAACCCACGTTAGCTTAATGTTAGCATCATGCTAGCATCCCAACACATTTCCTTGAAGTTGTTCAACCTGCAGTCAGAAAGCctttgctaagctaagctatgtTAATCAAAGCTAATAACTACTGAGAGGGGTCAGCGGGCGATAGTAGGAgatgagagaagagaagagacaaGATGAGGAAACGCAAGTCAATAATAGTAGACAAGAGGAGACGGtagaagaagaggggaggaggcgaGAAACGTCAAGAGGAGACAAAAGCGAGACGAGACGAGAGATGGCAAGAGCGATAGTCAGAGACGAGGATGAGGCAAGAGGATGCAACCCTTATGGTCTCCCATATGTCACTGTGATTTTGAGGCAGACCCATTTCAGTTCTGGAGGATCGGCCACCTGATGACTCAAGTCTCTGTTGGCTCCGCCCCTTCCTTAGGAGATGGCGGCTTGTTTCTGAAAAGTTTCAAAGAAGGCCAGCATCCCCCTCCTCACGCCGCTGTCGCCCTTGGTCATCCTGGGTATCATCGCGCCGCCGCTATTGCTGTTGCCTTGGAGATTGGAGGTTATAGGCGGGAAGGAGTCCACGGAGTTTGCCCGTTTGACCTTCGACGAAGCCGCACGCCATGACTTGGTCCTCGGAGGCGGAGTCTGAGCTACCAGACACTTCTGATACTGGACCTGAGGGTCGAGAAGGAGGACGACGTAATGTATCCATGACCTCACATCTTTGAGGTTCAGCTGACAGCTCACCTGACCAGGTGTGCCACTCACCATACACGCTCCTTGCACCGCCTCAGACAGGTTTCCCGCATCCGGCTCGCACCAGAACACGTGACACTCGAACCTCTGCGTGCCGCCGTCCACTATCACGGCAAAGGTGCGGCTGTCGTGGCCGACGCCCAGGAAGGTGAGAAAACGCACCTGGCACTCCCAGAgaggctcctccccttcctGTTGGGGTTTTCAAGGAGAGGTAGAAAAACAGTGAGCTACGCCCTCCAGGTGAATGAACAGAGTAGGAATGGTTGTACCTTTCCCTTCCACAGGGACAAGATGTTATCGGTGATGTGGATCACCGTCGCCTCCCACTCGTCTCTGTCCGTGGAGTTCATGATGCTCTCTATCGCTCTGTTCAATACCTCCATACCTGTGGCACATCAGGGGAGAGCAcacctgatgacgtcacacaaATGATCCCAAATACACAAAGCGTTTACAAATGTTCAACTACTAAGAAATCATTTCAGGGGATTTCAGGTGTTTTGCCCTCCTACCCATTGCTCTGGACACCGGCAGGTTACCAACGTACTGCACATCAAACTTCTGGACCTGCTTTCTCATCGCCTCCTGAAACTCCACTGAAATGACAATAGCTAATCAGTGGGCTGCCAATCAGAGAGTAGGGCGTGTTGTCAGAGAATAGGTGTCACCTTGTCGGGGCAGGTCTTCGGGTGAGATACTCTCCATTGTCAGCGAGCGAGACGGCCTCATTGATGTCTTCTCTGACATCATCTAGAGAGAAATTAACACAGCGGTCCCGTCGTGTTTACAGCCAATTGgctaatgctaacatgctcatgCTAACGCGGTAAACATTGCGCTTCATGTGTCAGGTGACTTGAGGGACCCACCTTGGAGCACATCTCGTGCAGCGCCATGGCGATGGCTTTGGCTGGAGCATCACAGCGAAACACGTGACACTTCAACACACAGCTGTCCTTATCGCCGGCCACAAAGGCAAAGTCcctgtatgcacacacacaaacacaaacggaaatagacacagagacacacacacagagacagacacacaaacaatgccATGTTGAGGCCGACCAGCTGATTGATCACATGATCAGAAGGTCAAAATCAATAAATACCCTGACACAAAGGAGGAGGCAGTGAAGTCTCTGAAGAGGGAAAGGTAGAGAGGTTTACCTGTCTCTGCCCAGGTGGAGCAGTGGGGGGGAGAGTGACATTGTTAGTGCAAATACAGGTAAACAAACTAAAAGGTGAGCTAGCTTAGCATGCAGAAACATCTAACTGTGAGCGTATGGTAATAGTCTAGCTTAGCAAAAGAATGGACGCAGGGTACAATTGTTAGCTTTGCGTAGCACAAAGAACGGAAGCAGGGGCAacgattagcttagcttagcataaatactGAAAGCAAGGGTAGGTGTTAGCTGTGCTTAGAACAAAGACTTGAGGCAGAGGGAAGTGATGGCTTACACTAGTACTGGAAGCAGATGAATACTTGTTAGGCTAGCTCCTCCCATCTCGTCCCCTCCATGTCCCAGGTAACTTATTGGCTCACCTGCCGTTGTTGCAGCCCACACCCCATACACGGATGTTGCTGATTGGCTGACAGTGCAGTGAAGTGTGGTCTAAAGGGTCCAACAAAGTCAGAGTGTCCTTCTTCAGTACCAGCATCATCTCCTGACCCTGCAAACAGACAGACGGGTCAGTCCACCAACTCACAAACAGGTACACGGGTTCAATGCAGATCTTGTCTCACCTCCCCCCGGGCCCCTTGCCTGTCTCTCTGCTCTGGGCTGCCGCAGTGAGACAGCTGTTGGATGACGTTACTGAGAGCGAGACTGCTACGACCGGGAGACaggtcctcctcttccacctccagcCAGCCCAGAGAGCGAACTGCAAACCACTgaaagacagacaggtagagaaaCCGACAGGAAGACCGATAGGAAGAGAGACAGACTTGTACAGAGATGGACAGGGGagcaggtagagagacagacatatggagagacaggaagagagaccaACAAgcacacagacggacagacatACAGACAGGGGGAGAGATAGACAGGCGGATAGACAGAGATACAGAAAGATAGACATGTAGattgacagacaggcagagagacgaacagggagagagacagacaggttaaCTCAGATTAAAGCGATTAGAGCGGATTAAGGCTCCAGAGCCAAAAACATTGCTGCTTtcactttgtttattttaaaatgatgtcaTCTTTGACCCCTGTGACTTCCTTGCTGATGATGTCAGCAGATTCAGAAACATGAGTCAGCAGCTAACTGGTTAGCGGGTTAGCTGATTCCTCAAATCCAGATCAACGGCTAGGTTTCGTTTATTCATTGATTAATAAACTGAATATTGGATTCCAAATGAGAATGTTTAAATATAATGTTGATTGTGAGGAGAAGGTATGTTCCTCCACAACAGTGTGGTTGttgttcatgttgttgttgttaccttGGAATTGGGGTTGTGGTATCTGAGATAATCTTCATGCCGCAAAGACCtgagtaaaaaaacacaatttttgtcTACCAATTgtagctgtgcgtgtgtgtaggtgtgtgcgtgtcgatatgtttgtgtgtatgtgtgtgtcgtcataggtgtgtttgtgtaagtgtgtgtgttgatatgtttgtgagtttgtgtgtaggtgtgtgtttacctggTCTCAGGCTTCATTCCTGTCTCTTTGTTGGAGCTCTGATGTCCGCCATTCAGCTGAGATacaaaaccacagaagaagaaaacacttcAGACAGACCTGCTATTCTGAGCTAACCGAGCTTCATGATACTAAGACtaaactacttctctttccaggaaggAATTCTGTTAACTTtgagactccgtgttaacgcccactttgacagCAGGAACCTTGGCGTaacgtcgacagccgactctctgactccaacatcactgacaacaccatcctgtagatactcgctctacaacatcaggagaacacgtcctcttctcactcagaagaaggtactgattcaggctcttgtcgtctccctcctggactactgtaactctctcctgcaggtctcctgctaccaccattccacctctgcagctcatccagaatgcagcagctccactggtctttaaccttcctaagttctcctccactcctccgctctcttcactggtaccggtggctcatccagttctaaactctggtgctcacgtaccatgctgtgaatggatggggtccagcttccatccaggacctggtccaacccgacatcccgacccgcactctccgctctgcatgtgataaactgcttgttcctcctcactgagagcaaaacactcgactagatctccactctttgccgtcctgctcctaaatggtggaaggaggtctctgaagacatcaggaccacagagagccttcacatcttcagactaaagacacacctcttcagactctacctccactaacacactaactaactgtagcacttacattggacttataatggttcttatctacagcaggttgtacatcggcttatgtGAGGAaatcgcactttcttgtttcttgttcttgagtttgtaccctatggttgaaatgttcttattgtaagtcgctttggataaaagcgtcagctaaatgacatgtgatgtaataatgtaaagtaatgtaatgtaatactaaCTAGCTTAATTAAGACGGACTTATTTAATTCAAACTAACTTAAATTACACTCACTAGTTTACACTACCATAATACCGACAAGTTTAGGTTAAACCTTCTAAACTAACTAGTTTAACTGTCAAGCTTAGTTTACACAAACTAGCTTCTTTAAACTATCTACCTTAGTTTACACTGACTAGTTCAACTTAAGCTAGATAGCTTCTTTACACtaactagcttggtttaaactCACACGTTGAACTTCAACTAACTCGCTTCTTTACAATATCTACCGTAGTTTACACTGAATAGTTTAACTTCCACTAACTAGCTTCTTTACGCTAGCTAGCTTAGTTTAAATGGAAAAGTTTAACGTCACTAACTAGCTTCTTTACACTAACTACCTGAGTTTACACTAACTACCTGAGTTTACACTGACTAGCTCCCCAGTTAGTTAACCAGGTTAGTATATAGTAATCAGGTTGTGACCTGCGTGTCGAGCAGCTGGGATGACCCACTGAGCCGGGGGTGCTGCCACTGGGTGGCCCCAGTGGGAACGTGCCAGTAGTACGTTCCTGTTGAATCTTTGATGGTTCTCCAGCCAGAGGGTAGATCTGGATCCAGCTGCAGGTTCTGGTCGGTCCAGATGttgtctgcaaacacacaataagAGTCCACATGTGTTAGCGCTTCCCAAAGGTTGCAGTGAAGTTGGACTGTAAAGGATACAGTATGTGTGAATATGCATATTATATCACCTGCAAGAAGCCGTACCTATCAACTGCTAGGCTATGACTAGGTACCTATTAACTGCTAGGCTACGACTACGTACCTATTAACTGCTAGGCCACGACTACGTACCTATTAACTGCTAGGCTACGACTATGTACCTATTAACTGCTAGGCTACGACTATGTACCTATTAACTGCTAGGCTACGACTACGTACCTATTAACTGCTAGGCCACGACTACGTACCTATTAACTGCTAGGCTACGACTACGTACCTATTAACTGCTAGGCTACGACTACGTACCTATTAACTGCTAGGCTACAACTACGTACCTATTAACTGCTAGGCTACAACTACGTACCTATTAACTGCTAGGCTACGACTACGTACCTATTAACTGCTAGGCCACGACTACGTACCTATTAACTGCTAGGCTACGACTACGTACCTATTAACTGCTAGGCCACGACTACGTACCTATTAACTGCTAGGCTACGACTACGTACCTATTAACTGCTAGGCTACGACTACGTACCTATTAACTGCTAGGCCACGACTGCGGACCTATTAACTGCTAGGCTACAACTACGTACCTATTAACTGCTAAGCTATGACTACGTACCTATTAACTGCTAGGCTACGACTACGTACCTATTAACTGCTAGGCTACAACTACGTACCTATTAACTGCTAGGCTACGACTACGTACCTATTAACTGCTAGGCTATGACTACGTACCTATTAACTGCTAGGTTACGACTACGTACCTATTAACTGCTAGGCTACGACTACGTACCTATTAACTGCTAGGCTACGACTACGTACCTATTAACTGCTAAGCTACGACTGTGGACCTATTAACTGCTAGGCTATGACTAGTTCATATTAATATCCTCTATTATAACACACCTTAATTTATTAGTTATTTAACAGCTGCTTAAACCATTTCAGATCGCTTCAGGCAACAACGCTAACTTAAGTCAGAGCATCGCTCTGAGCGTTCGATCCTGGTTCATCTAACAGAATGTCAGACCTATTAGCCCTCCACAACACTTGATCTTCTTTTTAGGTTTTGAGTCTAAAAGTTATTGAGTTATTCCCTCTTTCTCAATGACATGGAGAAGAATAGGAGCGAcggtggcgcaggggtagagagggttgGCGGGTCCATGtcccaagtcgaagtgtccttgacaagacacctaacccctaattgctccccgggataaaataaaaccacgggttaaaatgcaatgtaagtcgctttgggtaaaagcgtcagctaaatgacttgtgatgtaatgtaaaagaataGAACAGAACAGAATAAAACAGAGTTTTATCTTTTACCTTTTATCTGCTTGTATAAACCATTGTATTTACAATGCTACATTAGCAGCTACGTTTAAGGTAATCACGCCGATATTAATAGATTTTGAAAGCAGCCGTCGTTGTTAATTACGTTACTTTATTCTGGCGGTTTGTTCACTTTTGAAGTTATTTTGTTAGTCTTGGAAGATGGAGAGCTGCGATTGGTGGGTTGTCAACAAGATGTCATGACGgtgtcagaaaaacaacatcccaaacctatgtgtgtgtgtgtttgttggtgtgtttttctttatatGCATGCAACACATACTCAGACACCCATTGTCTGGGTATGTgtttatgtatacatatgtgtgtgtctgtttgtgtgtgtgcgtctcaccgTCATAGTTGACTATGAGGATGGCCAACATGTAATCTTTGCCCATCATGGCTCCGCCCTCCAACATGTGTGGTCCAATCAGCTGATGGTCCTCAATACACACAGTTAAAGCCTCcggtctctctctcgctgcttGTCTTTCCCTTAGTGTCTCTTGTCCGTCCCTTAGATGAAACCAtcagtcttcttcttctgctgttttATATCCGTATCTCTCTCCTCACACtcgtccctcctctctcctctctgtctgatgAAGgatgctgctctcctcctcctcctctggctcctcccgctgatgatgtcatccccCTGCCCCCTGCCGATGTCATCGCTCCCCTCCCTCTCGACCTTCACCGTGAGGATCGACTTTAACTCCCTCATTCATGTATGAACGGCTCAGTATTCAACCAGATTAAGTCCTATAAGAAGTATTCGTGGTCACTATCACATTTTAAATTACACTCATGTATCAGTGAGATGTACGACTACAATCAGTATGAAAATGTACATAAAGCACCTAATGTAAATAAACTCCTGaatagatatagatagatagatagatgctgtaaaccatcagatagaacgtAACCACCGTCAggtacaaccaccatcagaaatAACTAGCAGATACAACTATCACACCATCCACACTGTGGTGAGAGAAAACTCCAAGATGATGCAATAATGTAATGATATTAATGACACGGCtcattttcaaaaggaaaagatTTACCTTTGAGACATAGTGGAGAAAAAATATAGTAAAGCAAATACTGAGTAAAGGACATCCGTGTGTACGTGAACTTGTTTCATACTCCCGCAAAGATAAACCCTGAAATGGATTttattgttgaataaaaaaatgattcaatttttgttcatttatttgttgcatcatttatttatttattattatcttttatacaatacatttatttaattatattgatTGACAACCAGCTTGAATGCTGAATGACACCTGCCGTCCTTTGAAATTCAGAAGGGATTTGGATTTCAATTAACAAAAGAAACTGAAGTAATTAAATCTGTGTGTCATTCCTTACGGATTAACGGCtttaattatttattcttttatttgattttgtgtGCTAACTTTAAACCTCACTGTTTGAAGGATCAAATACTTAAATACAACTTTCTTATGAAacataaaagtattttattcgATCCTCAATCATCGTTGAATCACAATAAACGTTTTAGTGCTTTAACTGCATGTGGACATACAGGATGACGTCACGTTAGTGCCACGTGTGCGGgaaatgctgtgagctaaatGGACCAGTTAGTCAAACTGGTCAAAGTTGAAGACCACGACAGGAATTTATACCAGGTCTCCTCCAAAGTAAGAGCTCAAAGTATCAGCGCCAACTCAAAGCTCTTATTATGATGTCTGAGCGGAAGTTGTTTATCCCCGGGGATCTTACGTATTTACATTATCCCGGTGACGTCGTCAACGGAAGTTCTTTATCCGCTGCAGTTTACACTCAAACCACTGTTGTTGTGACGTTAGCTAATTTCTTTGGGTTAGCTTAGCCGTTACCTTAGCCGCTAGCTTAGTTAGGTCTCTTGTGAAGAAGACACTGCGACGTCGGTGGAGTCCAACATGGAGGACAGGTACATTAAACCAGGTAAGCGTTAGCTTCGCTGAGCATGTCCTTACTATTGGTAATAACGtaacttagctaacgttaacgttataCAGCCTCTGTGCTGCTAGGCTAACGGTTAGCTAAACAAACATCATTCGTCATAGTGCTTATATCCATTGCACGTTTTTTTAGTTCGGCACACAGATATTCCACAAAAGAGTAATTATTCATGTAAGAAATGTCCCTGGATTTATTAGTTTGTAATGTGACGTTGTGTTTTAGGCCGCAGATACAgacagatgatgtcatcgctCATAGTAACACGGTGTTCTATCTGTAAAAGTCAGACTCCAGAGGTGTGAACACTTAAAGGTTCCACATGTATGTTATGTGTGATGACATCTTGTGGTGGACGTCTGTGTCAGCTTCATCACTTCATCTCTGTCTTTTACTGACTGTGTTCCCTAGGTAACCAGGAGCGGGGCTGGAACGACCCCCCTCAGTTCTCCTATGGGCTCCAGATGGCCCACGGGCCACAGAGGAACCTCCTGAACAAGAGAGCTGCTGCACCGGCAGGTTGGACAACGTGTCTGGGTCCttcttgtttcctctctcctcatttcCTTTCTTGGCCTCCTTTCCTCAGCAAAGGAGGCCTCGgtgtttcctcttttttgtAGTCAGAACTCCTCCACGTGTTTGACGAGTTAGGTCATCCTTGGAGAACAAGCGTTGAGGTCACAAAGTCATTTTATGCCTCAAACATCTTGTCTCTGATTGGTCTTCAGGTACAGGGGCCCCACCCAttacccctccctcctccagtcctatggctcctcctcctccaagtgATcttacgccgccgccgcctcctctagGCCCAGGTAAGGAAcagtaaaagaagaagaaaggtttTGTTAACGAAGCCTGAATATCTGTGTCTCATTTGGTGGGCTTTATCCTCATGAGCTGTTCAGAGTGGACTGGAGCTCTGTGATCATACAGTACTGCAAGTGCATCACTGACCACCTGTCtgacagcacgtgaagctggggaaacctgtctctctctcgaaCCAtgagcaccggttccccccaaggctgcgttctttcccgtctcctcttctccctgtacaccaacagctgcacctccagtccgtcaggctcctgaagtttgccgacgacaccaccctcattggtcagatctctggtggggacgagtctgcctacaggtgggagtccgaccatctggtgtcgttgTGCCGTCAATACAACAGCTGAACTGGCAGGTGGAAGAAATTccacgatgatggtccacttctacacggccatcatggagtccatcctctgctcctccatcaccgtctggtacgctgcagccacagccaaggacaagggcaggctgcagcgtgtcctccgctctgcagagaggctgatcggctgcaatctgccgtccctgcaggactttgaGGACCTTGAAGCGAGCTAGAAAGATTGTAGTCAACCCCTCTCACTCCGGACACAATCtctttgtgccccttccatctggcaggaagTCCAAGGTCCAGACCAAGACGTCCCGCCTCACGTCATCAGTTGGTCTCATGATCCAAGTCAGAGTCCCCCATTGACCCAAATGTTCCCCCCAGAACATTTTGCACAGTGGTTTCTCACCATGAAAAATGTACATACATACGTGTTTTAACTTAGTTATCTCATCTTccttatattgttttaattttccttgtacatatttgtattttattttattctcatcGCACCAATCATCAAAacaattcctctatgtgtaacatgcgtggcaataaatggcttctaaTCTTGAGAACAAGACTCCGCTATTGACTGCAGCTCTTCCTCTTGCATTAGCTCGTCCTCCTCTGGGCTGCAGTACCACGCAGAAGGGGAGTGGTCCCCTTCTCGGACCACTGAGAAGTCAGAGGGACAAAGACAGCAGCCATTCAGAGGCCGAGCCGGACGTAGAGGGCCTGATGTTGGTGTTGAACCAAGCGCTCGATGCCTGCAGACCGACTGTTAAAGTTAGTTTGAATCCGTCAAacatactatttttttttttttaaatataccttAAAACTTGTTTTGTAAAATTCCTCTCAATAATAATTCACACAAATTGAAGGTTGAACTTTGATTGgctgtttgacctttgacctctgtttTGTAGGACCAGGTGTGTAGTGATGTTGCAaagaggctccgcctcctggaGGCCAGCTGGAGGTCAGGTACACTCAGCCTACCTGTGAGGAGACGCATGGACACTCTCTCTTTAGGTAACCTGTCTCCTCACCAACCTGCCCCTGTACCTGaacatctgtctgtctcttgaCTTAcctgtctttctctcagagTTACAGTCTGGTCGCTGGGACTCAGCTGACGACATCCATCGCTCCCTGATGGTCGATCATGTGACTGAAGTCAGCCAATGGATGGTTGGTGTCAAACGACTTATCGCTGAGACCAGAAACCTGAATCCAGAACGTTTAGAACCACTTCAGAAACCTCTGGGACCGGCCCACGACACTCCAGCACCACATCAGGACTCTACAGCACCAGACCACGACCATGGGGCACCAGTCTAGGACTCTACAGCACCAGACCACGACCATGGGACCCGGTCTAGGACTCTACAGCACCAGACCACGACCATGGGACCGGGTCTAGGACTCTACAGCACCAGACCACGACCATGGGGCACCAGTCTAGGACTCTACAGCACCAGACCATGACCATGGGACCGGGTCTAGGACTCTACAGCACCAGACCACGACCATGGGGCACCAGTCTAGGACTCTACAGCACCAGACCATGACCATGGGACCGGGTCTAGGACTCTACAGCACCAGACCACGACCATGGGGCACCAGTCTAGGACTCTACAGCACCAGACCATGACCATGGGACCGGGTCTAGGACTCTACAGCACCAGACCACGACCATGGGGCACCAGTCTAGGACTCTACAGCACCAGACCACGACCGTGGGACCCAGTCTAGGACTCTACCGCACCAGACCACGACCCTGACAGAGTCCCAGCAGCCGGAAGGGGGTCCTGGGAGTCTCTCGACCTTTCTAAGAACTGAAGTTATCTATTGTTGTTTCCACCAACCAGCGAAGGTCTCTCCTCATAACCAATAAATCTTAGCAGTCTTTGGATCGTTTCCTTGT
This window harbors:
- the apbb3 gene encoding amyloid-beta A4 precursor protein-binding family B member 3 isoform X1; the protein is MLEGGAMMGKDYMLAILIVNYDDNIWTDQNLQLDPDLPSGWRTIKDSTGTYYWHVPTGATQWQHPRLSGSSQLLDTQLNGGHQSSNKETGMKPETRSLRHEDYLRYHNPNSKWFAVRSLGWLEVEEEDLSPGRSSLALSNVIQQLSHCGSPEQRDRQGARGEGQEMMLVLKKDTLTLLDPLDHTSLHCQPISNIRVWGVGCNNGRDFAFVAGDKDSCVLKCHVFRCDAPAKAIAMALHEMCSKMMSEKTSMRPSRSLTMESISPEDLPRQVEFQEAMRKQVQKFDVQYVGNLPVSRAMGMEVLNRAIESIMNSTDRDEWEATVIHITDNILSLWKGKEGEEPLWECQVRFLTFLGVGHDSRTFAVIVDGGTQRFECHVFWCEPDAGNLSEAVQGACMVQYQKCLVAQTPPPRTKSWRAASSKVKRANSVDSFPPITSNLQGNSNSGGAMIPRMTKGDSGVRRGMLAFFETFQKQAAIS
- the apbb3 gene encoding amyloid-beta A4 precursor protein-binding family B member 3 isoform X2, encoding MLEGGAMMGKDYMLAILIVNYDDNIWTDQNLQLDPDLPSGWRTIKDSTGTYYWHVPTGATQWQHPRLSGSSQLLDTQWFAVRSLGWLEVEEEDLSPGRSSLALSNVIQQLSHCGSPEQRDRQGARGEGQEMMLVLKKDTLTLLDPLDHTSLHCQPISNIRVWGVGCNNGRDFAFVAGDKDSCVLKCHVFRCDAPAKAIAMALHEMCSKMMSEKTSMRPSRSLTMESISPEDLPRQVEFQEAMRKQVQKFDVQYVGNLPVSRAMGMEVLNRAIESIMNSTDRDEWEATVIHITDNILSLWKGKEGEEPLWECQVRFLTFLGVGHDSRTFAVIVDGGTQRFECHVFWCEPDAGNLSEAVQGACMVQYQKCLVAQTPPPRTKSWRAASSKVKRANSVDSFPPITSNLQGNSNSGGAMIPRMTKGDSGVRRGMLAFFETFQKQAAIS
- the sra1 gene encoding steroid receptor RNA activator 1, which codes for MEDRYIKPGNQERGWNDPPQFSYGLQMAHGPQRNLLNKRAAAPAGTGAPPITPPSSSPMAPPPPSDLTPPPPPLGPARPPLGCSTTQKGSGPLLGPLRSQRDKDSSHSEAEPDVEGLMLVLNQALDACRPTVKDQVCSDVAKRLRLLEASWRSGTLSLPVRRRMDTLSLELQSGRWDSADDIHRSLMVDHVTEVSQWMVGVKRLIAETRNLNPERLEPLQKPLGPAHDTPAPHQDSTAPDHDHGAPV